In the Dolichospermum flos-aquae CCAP 1403/13F genome, TACCCAATCTTCCAGCTTTGGCAAGTTGTTCCCAGCGTTGAGAATCTTGTTGACTATAACTACCTATTTTCTTTCTAGCAGTTTCACTTAAATTAGCCTTTTCTATATGATTTAACAACTGATCTGCAACATGATTCCATTGTTCCCGCAAAGCAGCATCTGCCGATTTCTCAGTTAACTGACGTTTATTTAATTCTGGTTTTTGGGTATAGAAAACTTCATTAACTGTATTATTAAAAAAATTCGCAGAAATTTCTAGCTTTTGCACACGACTGGAAATTTGCTGAATACTGCGTTTACCATTATTCCCATTTCCAGAATTATTAATAGATGGAATTTGAGGAACTTCAATTTGAGGAACTGTAATTGATGTTATCCCCTTAACTGCAAAATTTCCTAAAGCGAATACACCAGCGCCTGTTAACAACATTCCCGTAGTCATAATAAAGCTAACAGTAAAAGGCCGCAACCATATTGGCATCAGTATTTTCTGGACAAATAATGTCGTTTTGTTGTGGACACCACTATGAAGAGTCCGAGCGCGTTTTATACCTGGTGCTACCACCTCTGTTTTTAACTTAGTAATATAAGGATGGGGATTATTAGGAGTTTGCATAGTCTGTGGTGTAGATGAAAGAGATGGTAAAGGTAAATCTTTAATAACTTGTTCGGCTTTTTGATAGCGATCGCTCGGTTTATATGCCAACATCTTTTTGAAGACAGCCTCTAATTTGGGACTAACCTTAATTTCCTGACCCCAAAACCAAACGCCATTATAGCTATCATAAAGTAAATTTGGTTCTTTCCCCGTCATCAATACTAAAGCCGTCACTGCTAGAGAATAAAAATCACTGCTTTTATAGACTTTTCCCTGAAGTAACTGTTCTTCAGGTGCGTATCCCTTTTTACCTAATAAAGTTGCATTTACAGCCAATTGTGTCCGCCAAAAACCCTGATCAGCTGGTAACTGTTTGACACCACCAAAATCAATCAACACAGGTAAATTATCACTTTGACGTAAAATCAAATTATCCGGGGAAATGTCGCGGTGAACTATATCTAGAGAATGAATATAAGTCAAAATTGGGAGAATATTGTGCAGTAAATTAATAACCTCCTCTTCACTAAAAGACTTTCCCTGACTTTGACGCTGTGTAAATAATTGGTCATAATTATCACCCTCAATATAATCTTGCACCAAAAAGAAAAAATCCTTAGTCCCAATTTTTGCCTGAAAAGAAGCGTGAAAACGTGGAATTTGGGGATGTTGGATTTTTTTCAGGACATTTGCTTCTCGTTCAAACAGTTCCTTTGCTTTTTCTAACTCCTGCGGTTTGACAATATTGGGGGCAAATTCCTTTAAAACGCAGGTTTTACGAGATTTTTGCCGATCAATCGCTAAATAACTGCGGCCAAAACCACCTTGTCCCAATATTCGCGCAATTTCATAACGATTATCAATAACTTGTCCCACACTCAAAGGTAATGCTTCACCGCAATGAGTACAAAAACGATGACTACCATTATTTATGTGTTGTTGACTGCAATATATTTGCATGGTATTGGAGGATAAATGGGAAGTTATCAATGACTACAAAAGGAGTAAGGTAATTTACGTTTTCATCAATGTTTTGCGTTCTCAATGTTTGGACAAAACTGAATTTGCTGGTTTTCAAAACTGTAAGCTGTTACGCAGCTAAATTTGATCATCCTAATTTAGTAGGGGTAATTCATGAATTACCCCTATAGGCTAACTAACCTTTTCGACCCCCGCTAAATCCAAAATTGGTGCAATCAAATCTTCCCGCTTTACCGCCATCAGATGCACACCCTGACACAATCCTCGCGCAATCTGCACTTGTTCGGCGGCAATTTTCATTCCTTCTTCGAGAGGATGTTTCGCTTTTGCTAACCTCTCAATAATGTGTTCAGGAATATTCACACCGGGAACAGCTTTATTAATAAACTGGGCATTCTTTGCCGATTTCAACAGAAAAATTCCCGCCAGAATTGGTTTATTGTAACCTACAGCAATTTTATCCATGAACTTTTCTAGTATTTCAAAATCAGTAATTAAT is a window encoding:
- a CDS encoding serine/threonine-protein kinase codes for the protein MQIYCSQQHINNGSHRFCTHCGEALPLSVGQVIDNRYEIARILGQGGFGRSYLAIDRQKSRKTCVLKEFAPNIVKPQELEKAKELFEREANVLKKIQHPQIPRFHASFQAKIGTKDFFFLVQDYIEGDNYDQLFTQRQSQGKSFSEEEVINLLHNILPILTYIHSLDIVHRDISPDNLILRQSDNLPVLIDFGGVKQLPADQGFWRTQLAVNATLLGKKGYAPEEQLLQGKVYKSSDFYSLAVTALVLMTGKEPNLLYDSYNGVWFWGQEIKVSPKLEAVFKKMLAYKPSDRYQKAEQVIKDLPLPSLSSTPQTMQTPNNPHPYITKLKTEVVAPGIKRARTLHSGVHNKTTLFVQKILMPIWLRPFTVSFIMTTGMLLTGAGVFALGNFAVKGITSITVPQIEVPQIPSINNSGNGNNGKRSIQQISSRVQKLEISANFFNNTVNEVFYTQKPELNKRQLTEKSADAALREQWNHVADQLLNHIEKANLSETARKKIGSYSQQDSQRWEQLAKAGRLGKYKSFQDLRADTYQTFEPLFPGQERGKLNQKTFLQIWYAIASDKVENK